A single Sutterella megalosphaeroides DNA region contains:
- a CDS encoding FAD-dependent oxidoreductase has product MQRRNFFGLALAAGAGCLASAPASAVSTKSPEKWDRSADMVIVGAGGGGLMAAAFARKTGLNVLVVEKMGLVGGSTLLCGGEWSVADSDEQRAAGIKDSEEIFLKDMLEVGGHRNDPELVKAMIKSGRAAYEFVTQELGLKPDHVSAVSGMSVPRAHHFTPSDLIGKLWEYDKAQGVDFLMNTRVERLTWDSDAERINGMRARTKDGKTLYIEAKRGVLIASGGFTRNPKLLEKYNPLMMKTEPEGGMGNTGDGMLMAQAYGADTLDTQYIKATFGYRPDAKKYSADTLHGYYDGAIIVNSDGKRFVNESLSYKLLADAALVQKDPNNFQLFDEPLRVAMRNKSAKYKKLLSPMDNGGETDYCLRGDTLEEAAKKAGIPPETLKATVERYNQAVDFGKDTEFGRTSLTSGFGKLVKIEKGPFYLYRSRGRIIATYCGLRIDPKGEVIDVFGEPIRGLWACGEVCGGVHGAAYMTGTAVCKAMAYGRIAALEIAGKKS; this is encoded by the coding sequence ATGCAAAGACGCAATTTCTTTGGTTTGGCTCTTGCCGCCGGAGCGGGGTGTCTGGCCTCGGCGCCGGCTTCGGCCGTTTCTACGAAATCTCCGGAAAAATGGGACCGTTCGGCCGACATGGTGATCGTCGGCGCGGGCGGCGGCGGGTTGATGGCGGCGGCCTTCGCCCGGAAGACGGGGCTCAACGTGCTTGTTGTCGAAAAGATGGGGCTTGTCGGCGGCTCGACGTTGCTGTGCGGCGGCGAGTGGTCCGTGGCGGACTCCGACGAGCAGCGCGCAGCGGGAATCAAAGACAGCGAAGAAATCTTCCTCAAAGACATGCTCGAAGTTGGCGGGCACCGCAACGACCCCGAGCTCGTTAAGGCGATGATCAAGTCGGGACGCGCGGCCTATGAGTTCGTCACCCAAGAGCTCGGTTTGAAGCCCGATCATGTTTCGGCGGTTTCCGGCATGAGCGTGCCGCGCGCGCACCACTTCACGCCGTCCGATCTCATCGGAAAGCTTTGGGAATACGACAAAGCTCAGGGCGTCGACTTTCTGATGAATACGAGGGTCGAACGCCTGACCTGGGACTCCGACGCCGAGCGAATCAACGGCATGCGCGCCCGTACCAAGGACGGCAAGACGTTGTACATCGAGGCGAAGAGGGGCGTCCTCATTGCGTCCGGGGGCTTTACGCGCAACCCGAAGCTGCTCGAAAAGTACAACCCTCTTATGATGAAGACCGAGCCCGAAGGCGGCATGGGCAATACGGGCGACGGCATGCTGATGGCGCAGGCCTACGGCGCCGACACGCTCGACACGCAGTACATCAAGGCCACGTTCGGCTACAGGCCCGATGCCAAGAAGTACTCGGCCGACACGTTGCACGGGTACTACGACGGCGCGATCATCGTCAACAGCGACGGGAAGCGCTTCGTCAACGAGTCGCTCTCCTACAAGCTTCTCGCCGACGCCGCTCTTGTTCAGAAGGATCCGAACAACTTCCAACTTTTCGACGAACCGTTGCGAGTTGCGATGCGGAATAAGAGCGCCAAGTACAAGAAGCTCCTCTCGCCGATGGACAACGGCGGCGAAACCGACTATTGCCTGCGCGGCGACACGCTCGAAGAGGCGGCGAAGAAGGCCGGCATCCCGCCCGAAACGTTGAAGGCGACGGTCGAGCGCTACAACCAAGCGGTTGACTTCGGTAAGGACACCGAGTTCGGTCGTACGTCCCTGACTTCGGGCTTCGGCAAGCTCGTCAAGATCGAGAAGGGGCCCTTCTATCTGTACCGCTCGCGCGGACGCATCATCGCGACCTATTGCGGTTTGCGGATTGATCCGAAGGGCGAAGTGATTGACGTCTTCGGCGAACCGATCCGCGGCCTTTGGGCGTGCGGCGAAGTTTGCGGCGGCGTGCACGGCGCGGCGTACATGACGGGCACTGCGGTCTGCAAGGCCATGGCGTACGGTCGAATTGCCGCGCTGGAAATCGCAGGAAAGAAGTCCTGA
- a CDS encoding FAD-dependent oxidoreductase, whose product MSQLTNRRGFFKTAAAGAIGAAASVETVMAASPKASADRDLIILGAGCGGLCCAVRAAELGLKVTLLEKMSTSAGNTIYAAGFLLGVHTSFQAGKNDADSVDAFYEDMMKVSQGKGDPKLTRKVAEDADKTLEWLHKSAGINFSAGSKLVWPMLSRAHLVTGKVKPGGGQLSLSLIERAKALGVDLRFNTKAVAILQDEKTGAINGVRIKTKEGLSELRSKKGVVIATGGFSANQAMVTQYIGSGGAKMPIRGSRIIAGENIALTAPFLPKVVNVDQYHCGPIHGPTGANPLNIVNNGVCINRKGERFTNEGQTYVQMSRDVASMTPDNWAFMVTDQTGRENPVLANDWDSYARLGAPVYVGNTIEEAAKKAGLDPAKVAATVAEYNKAVKEDKRGALVPVNTLPKAPLVEKAPFYIVPFQGGMTATFGGPLINTNGQVLDTENRPIDGLFAVGNAVGGLFYDNYVGGAQLTSAAVFGVAVAEFVKG is encoded by the coding sequence ATGAGTCAACTCACCAACCGTCGCGGATTCTTCAAGACCGCGGCAGCGGGCGCCATCGGTGCCGCCGCTTCCGTCGAAACCGTCATGGCCGCCTCGCCCAAGGCCTCGGCCGATCGGGATCTCATTATCCTCGGTGCGGGCTGCGGCGGACTTTGTTGCGCCGTACGTGCGGCGGAACTCGGTCTCAAAGTGACGCTCCTTGAAAAGATGTCCACTTCTGCGGGCAACACGATCTACGCCGCAGGCTTTCTCCTCGGTGTTCACACCTCGTTCCAGGCGGGCAAAAACGACGCCGACAGCGTCGACGCCTTCTACGAAGACATGATGAAGGTCTCTCAAGGCAAGGGCGATCCGAAGTTGACGCGCAAGGTTGCCGAAGACGCCGACAAGACGCTCGAGTGGTTGCACAAGTCCGCGGGCATCAACTTCTCGGCCGGATCCAAACTTGTCTGGCCGATGCTCTCTCGCGCTCACCTCGTGACGGGCAAGGTCAAGCCCGGCGGCGGCCAGCTCAGCTTGAGTCTCATTGAACGAGCCAAGGCGCTCGGTGTCGATCTTCGTTTCAACACAAAGGCGGTGGCGATCCTTCAGGATGAAAAGACCGGCGCGATCAACGGCGTTCGTATCAAGACGAAGGAAGGTCTCTCCGAACTCCGCTCGAAGAAGGGCGTCGTCATCGCGACGGGCGGCTTCTCCGCCAATCAGGCTATGGTTACGCAGTACATCGGCTCGGGCGGCGCGAAAATGCCGATTCGCGGTTCGCGCATCATTGCGGGCGAAAACATCGCGCTCACCGCTCCCTTCCTCCCGAAAGTCGTTAACGTCGATCAGTACCACTGCGGTCCGATCCACGGTCCCACGGGGGCAAACCCGCTCAACATCGTCAACAACGGCGTGTGCATCAACCGAAAGGGCGAGCGCTTCACGAACGAAGGGCAAACCTACGTTCAGATGTCTCGTGACGTCGCCTCGATGACGCCCGACAACTGGGCTTTCATGGTGACGGATCAGACCGGTCGTGAGAATCCCGTGCTGGCCAACGACTGGGACTCCTATGCTCGTCTGGGTGCGCCCGTGTACGTCGGAAATACGATCGAAGAGGCGGCAAAGAAGGCCGGGCTCGATCCCGCCAAGGTCGCTGCGACCGTGGCCGAATACAACAAGGCGGTGAAAGAAGACAAGCGCGGCGCACTCGTTCCCGTCAACACGCTCCCGAAGGCTCCGCTCGTTGAAAAGGCGCCATTTTACATCGTGCCCTTCCAGGGCGGCATGACGGCTACGTTCGGCGGTCCGCTCATCAACACGAACGGTCAGGTGCTCGACACCGAAAATCGTCCGATCGACGGGCTCTTTGCGGTGGGGAACGCCGTGGGCGGCCTCTTCTACGACAATTACGTGGGCGGTGCGCAGCTCACGAGCGCAGCGGTCTTCGGCGTCGCCGTGGCCGAATTCGTGAAAGGCTGA
- a CDS encoding FAD-dependent oxidoreductase, giving the protein MTVKMKTKVMPNTLRRHVLMLSGAYAFAPELASAGPLETVAQWLGFEPETEVTDVLVVGAGGAGLAAGLSALEAGVEVVILEKQAAIGGNTLIASGLFNAADPQRQQAMGVRDSIDWHFEQTMASGAGRNDAEVVRRFTAEAPATLRWLERHGIRFLPETVTTWGAEWPRGHKPLLPRGSSYVRMLSEAIFASGGKIMTNAKVERILRDEASGRVTGAIFTDEQGRARRVVARRGVVLAAGGYGANPELLRRFAPGFAELPSDNAPGSTGEVMLEARRIGARLTNLECVQTVPGAKRNRNFQVRLDLDAGRSVLVDGFGRALKDAAGSRLSLSAAILSAPGGGAFVVTDDSAVESYDRVSRKAIYRGLETGDAVRAATPEMLARALGLDPLKLRASLDAHNDMTRSKTASCARVACKPIVTPPFWGSRVVLNVHSTLGGVTIDAEGAVLDAEGRPIPGLFAAGEIVGNLHGANRIGGNGLSAALTMGRVAGRCAASGGRTAMPESSRAP; this is encoded by the coding sequence GTGACGGTCAAGATGAAAACAAAGGTCATGCCGAACACGTTGCGTCGACACGTCTTGATGCTGTCGGGCGCGTACGCGTTCGCGCCCGAACTCGCGTCGGCGGGCCCGCTCGAAACCGTCGCGCAATGGCTCGGCTTCGAACCCGAAACCGAAGTCACGGACGTACTCGTCGTGGGGGCGGGCGGCGCCGGCCTTGCTGCAGGGCTGAGCGCACTCGAAGCGGGCGTCGAGGTCGTCATTCTTGAGAAGCAAGCCGCGATCGGCGGAAACACGCTCATTGCGAGCGGGCTTTTCAATGCCGCCGACCCGCAGCGACAACAAGCGATGGGCGTGCGCGATTCGATCGACTGGCATTTCGAGCAGACGATGGCCTCGGGTGCGGGTCGAAACGATGCCGAGGTCGTACGGCGCTTTACCGCCGAAGCGCCCGCGACGCTTCGTTGGTTGGAGCGTCACGGCATTCGTTTCCTGCCCGAGACGGTGACTACCTGGGGGGCCGAATGGCCTCGCGGGCACAAGCCGCTCCTGCCTCGAGGATCAAGTTACGTGAGAATGCTCTCCGAGGCGATTTTCGCATCGGGCGGAAAAATCATGACGAATGCCAAGGTCGAAAGGATCCTGCGCGACGAAGCGAGCGGTCGCGTGACGGGGGCGATTTTCACGGATGAGCAGGGCAGGGCAAGGCGTGTCGTCGCTCGCCGGGGCGTGGTGCTTGCTGCGGGCGGCTACGGCGCGAATCCCGAGCTTTTGAGGCGCTTCGCTCCCGGCTTTGCGGAGCTTCCTTCGGACAATGCCCCCGGCAGTACCGGCGAAGTCATGCTTGAAGCCCGACGCATCGGAGCGCGTCTGACGAATCTCGAGTGCGTGCAGACCGTACCCGGCGCCAAACGCAATCGGAACTTTCAGGTGCGTCTCGACCTCGACGCCGGTCGTTCGGTGCTCGTCGACGGGTTCGGTCGCGCCCTCAAGGATGCGGCGGGCTCGCGCCTGTCGCTTTCGGCCGCCATTTTGAGCGCCCCCGGGGGCGGCGCCTTCGTTGTCACCGACGACTCCGCCGTCGAATCCTACGACCGGGTGAGTCGCAAGGCCATTTACCGGGGACTGGAAACCGGGGACGCCGTACGGGCGGCAACGCCCGAGATGCTCGCACGTGCTTTGGGGCTCGACCCCTTGAAGTTGCGTGCGAGCCTCGACGCTCACAACGACATGACGCGCTCGAAAACGGCTTCCTGCGCGCGCGTGGCGTGCAAACCCATCGTGACGCCGCCCTTTTGGGGAAGTCGTGTCGTTCTCAACGTGCATTCCACGCTGGGGGGCGTAACGATCGATGCCGAGGGTGCCGTACTCGACGCCGAGGGGCGGCCTATTCCGGGGCTCTTTGCGGCGGGGGAGATTGTCGGAAACCTCCACGGCGCGAATCGCATCGGCGGAAACGGCCTGAGCGCGGCACTGACGATGGGACGCGTCGCGGGCAGGTGCGCCGCGTCCGGAGGACGGACCGCAATGCCCGAATCTTCGAGAGCTCCCTGA